One window of Sphingomonas sp. KC8 genomic DNA carries:
- the gcvPB gene encoding aminomethyl-transferring glycine dehydrogenase subunit GcvPB encodes MSINQSGWRPEMTSGEAGGAVATFTGNKGLMLEEALIFEIGDTERTGVDLPDAPKVESRLGGLERNASIGLPGLAEPEAVRHYTRLSRQNYAIDLGLFPLGSCTMKHNPRLNEKMARLPGFADIHPLQPVDSVQGALALIHLVGEWLVKLTGMAAVSMSPKAGAHGELCGLLAIRSALEARGDARKVILVPESAHGTNPATAAFCGYAVENIPATEAGRVDLAALKARLGPDVAAVMITNPNTCGLFEPDMKAISDAVHAAGALVYCDGANFNAIVGRVRPGDLGVDAMHINLHKTFSTPHGGGGPGSGPVVFSDLLAPYAPLPFVEKQGGHYALVEEETAGEHHAGSFGRMVAFHGQMGMFVRAAAYMLSHGADGLRQVAEDAVLNANYVLRSLEDVLDAPFAASGPCMHEALFSDDNLAEGFSTLDIAKGLIDEGFHPMTVYFPLVIHGAMLVEPTETESKAALDQFIGALRSVAERARAGDPALKAAPHLAPRRRLDETLAARKPVLVWKDPVAAQAAE; translated from the coding sequence ATGAGCATCAACCAGAGCGGATGGCGCCCGGAAATGACATCGGGCGAAGCCGGCGGCGCCGTTGCGACCTTCACCGGCAATAAGGGGCTGATGCTGGAAGAAGCGCTGATCTTTGAAATCGGCGATACCGAGCGCACCGGCGTCGACTTGCCCGACGCACCGAAGGTGGAAAGCCGCCTTGGTGGGCTGGAGCGCAACGCCAGCATTGGCCTGCCCGGCCTCGCCGAACCCGAGGCGGTGCGCCATTATACCCGCCTGAGCCGCCAGAATTACGCGATCGACCTCGGCCTTTTCCCGTTGGGAAGCTGCACGATGAAGCATAACCCGCGTCTCAACGAGAAAATGGCGCGATTGCCCGGATTTGCCGACATTCACCCGCTGCAGCCGGTGGATTCGGTGCAGGGCGCGCTGGCGCTGATCCACCTCGTCGGCGAATGGCTGGTCAAGCTGACCGGGATGGCGGCCGTATCGATGAGCCCGAAAGCCGGGGCGCATGGTGAATTATGTGGTTTGCTGGCGATCCGTTCGGCGCTGGAGGCGCGCGGCGATGCACGCAAGGTGATCCTGGTGCCCGAAAGCGCCCATGGCACCAACCCGGCAACAGCGGCCTTCTGCGGCTATGCGGTGGAGAACATCCCTGCGACCGAAGCCGGCCGGGTCGATCTGGCGGCGCTGAAGGCGCGGCTGGGGCCGGACGTGGCGGCGGTGATGATCACCAACCCCAACACCTGCGGCCTGTTCGAACCGGATATGAAGGCGATTTCGGACGCGGTGCACGCGGCCGGCGCGCTGGTCTATTGCGACGGGGCGAACTTCAACGCGATCGTCGGGCGGGTGCGCCCAGGCGATCTTGGCGTCGATGCGATGCACATCAACCTGCACAAGACCTTTTCCACCCCGCATGGCGGCGGCGGCCCAGGTTCTGGCCCGGTGGTGTTTTCGGATCTCCTCGCGCCTTACGCGCCCCTGCCGTTCGTGGAAAAGCAGGGCGGCCATTATGCGCTGGTCGAGGAAGAAACCGCCGGCGAACATCATGCCGGTTCCTTCGGGCGCATGGTGGCATTCCATGGCCAGATGGGCATGTTCGTGCGTGCCGCGGCCTATATGCTGAGCCATGGTGCGGATGGCTTGCGCCAGGTGGCCGAGGATGCGGTGCTCAATGCCAATTATGTGCTGCGATCGCTGGAAGATGTGCTCGACGCGCCGTTTGCAGCCAGCGGGCCGTGCATGCACGAAGCGCTGTTCTCGGATGATAATCTTGCTGAAGGGTTCTCGACACTGGATATCGCCAAGGGGCTGATCGACGAGGGTTTCCACCCGATGACGGTCTATTTCCCGCTGGTCATCCACGGGGCGATGCTGGTCGAACCGACCGAAACCGAAAGCAAGGCGGCCCTGGACCAGTTCATCGGTGCGCTGCGTTCGGTGGCGGAGCGTGCCCGCGCGGGCGATCCGGCGTTGAAGGCCGCGCCACATCTCGCGCCGCGCCGGCGGTTGGATGAAACGCTGGCCGCGCGCAAGCCGGTGTTGGTGTGGAAAGACCCGGTGGCAGCGCAAGCCGCCGAGTGA
- a CDS encoding PhoH family protein encodes MSRKPVPAQAGDRARLEIIFDKPQLLGRLFGEYDRNLVSIENRLGVYIGARGNRLQIEGEAQAAARAREVLSGLYNRIVQGQDIDSGAVDAVIAMSAEPTLSGIIRTDVSQPPAVMIRTRKKTIVPRSATQIRYMEALGSSDVIFALGPAGTGKTYLAVAQAVQQLIAGSVDRLILSRPAVEAGERLGFLPGDMKEKVDPYLRPLYDALYDMLPAEQVERRIASGEIEIAPLAFMRGRTLAEAFIILDEAQNTTPAQMKMFLTRFGMNSRMVICGDPKQVDLPVPGSSGLADAVGRLEGVDGIATIHFGAGDVVRHPIVGRIVEAYEGKDA; translated from the coding sequence ATGTCGCGCAAGCCCGTACCCGCCCAGGCCGGCGACCGCGCCCGCCTCGAAATCATCTTTGATAAGCCGCAACTTCTCGGCCGCCTATTCGGCGAATATGATCGAAACCTTGTCTCCATAGAAAACCGTCTCGGCGTGTATATCGGCGCACGGGGCAATCGCCTGCAGATCGAAGGCGAAGCGCAGGCTGCCGCGCGCGCGCGCGAAGTGTTGAGCGGCCTCTACAACCGCATCGTTCAGGGCCAGGATATCGATTCGGGCGCGGTCGATGCGGTGATCGCGATGTCGGCGGAACCGACGTTGAGCGGGATCATCCGTACCGACGTCAGCCAGCCGCCAGCGGTGATGATCCGCACCCGCAAGAAAACGATCGTGCCGCGATCGGCCACGCAGATCCGCTACATGGAAGCGCTCGGTTCATCGGACGTGATTTTCGCGCTGGGGCCGGCGGGGACGGGCAAAACCTATCTCGCGGTGGCGCAGGCCGTGCAGCAGTTGATCGCCGGATCGGTTGATCGATTGATCCTGTCCCGCCCCGCTGTCGAGGCCGGCGAACGGCTTGGCTTCCTGCCGGGCGACATGAAGGAGAAGGTCGATCCCTATCTCCGCCCGCTTTATGATGCGTTGTACGATATGCTGCCGGCGGAACAGGTGGAACGCCGCATCGCATCGGGCGAAATCGAAATCGCGCCGCTCGCCTTCATGCGTGGGCGCACACTGGCCGAAGCCTTCATCATCCTCGATGAAGCGCAGAACACCACGCCGGCGCAGATGAAGATGTTTCTCACCCGTTTTGGCATGAATAGCCGCATGGTGATCTGCGGCGATCCAAAGCAGGTCGATCTGCCAGTGCCGGGCAGTTCGGGCCTTGCCGATGCCGTGGGCCGGCTGGAAGGTGTCGATGGGATTGCGACGATCCATTTCGGCGCGGGTGACGTCGTTCGCCATCCGATCGTCGGTCGAATCGTGGAAGCCTATGAAGGCAAGGATGCGTGA
- a CDS encoding PQQ-dependent sugar dehydrogenase, which translates to MKKRFIVIPLLLAGAAYGGWSMLTSERADLSVEAVTGPKPTIAEPKKTLLPTMKVASAVGWKAGEAPTPAAGLAVQAFASGLDHPRWMLSLPNGDVLVAETNSPPRDNAGGGVRNWVMGILMGRAGAAAPSANRITLLRDSNGDGVADQRSVLLSGLNSPFGMALVGDHLYVGNTDALVRFPFKPGQTKIDAPAEKIVDLPSDPPGHWTRNVIASADGAKLYVTVGSASNIAEDGLEIEKGRAAIWEVDAKTRAHRIFAYGLRNPNGMAWEPTTGALWTVVNERDMLGSDLAPDYLTHVELGGFYGWPYYYWHGYVDERVEQPDDDQRQYLVRPDYALGPHTASLGLTFAKDVKLGAQFSDGAFIGQHGSWNRRPFSGYKVIYVPFAKGKPAGQPIDVLTGFLNDSEQARGRPVGVIADKTGALLVADDVGNVIWRISAKAPAPAVKAR; encoded by the coding sequence ATGAAAAAACGCTTCATCGTCATCCCGCTCCTTCTTGCCGGTGCCGCTTATGGTGGCTGGTCGATGCTCACCAGCGAGCGCGCCGATCTCAGCGTGGAGGCGGTGACGGGGCCCAAGCCCACCATCGCGGAGCCGAAGAAGACGCTGCTGCCGACGATGAAGGTCGCGTCGGCCGTCGGCTGGAAGGCCGGTGAGGCCCCTACCCCGGCCGCCGGCCTTGCGGTTCAGGCATTTGCATCGGGGCTGGATCATCCGCGCTGGATGCTGTCGCTTCCCAATGGCGACGTGCTGGTCGCCGAAACAAACAGCCCGCCGCGGGACAATGCCGGCGGCGGCGTGCGCAACTGGGTGATGGGCATCCTGATGGGCCGCGCCGGTGCCGCCGCGCCGTCCGCCAATCGCATCACCTTGCTGCGGGATAGCAATGGCGACGGGGTCGCCGACCAGCGCAGCGTTTTGCTGTCCGGGCTGAACTCCCCGTTCGGCATGGCCCTGGTTGGCGACCATCTCTACGTCGGCAATACCGATGCACTGGTCCGCTTCCCGTTCAAGCCGGGGCAGACGAAAATCGATGCACCCGCCGAAAAGATCGTCGATCTACCGTCCGATCCCCCCGGTCACTGGACGCGCAACGTGATCGCCAGCGCCGACGGCGCGAAGCTCTATGTTACCGTCGGATCCGCCAGCAATATTGCCGAAGACGGGCTGGAGATCGAAAAAGGGCGCGCGGCGATCTGGGAGGTCGACGCCAAAACCAGGGCGCACCGCATTTTCGCATATGGCCTGCGCAATCCCAACGGCATGGCGTGGGAGCCGACGACGGGCGCGTTATGGACGGTCGTCAACGAACGCGACATGCTGGGATCGGATCTGGCGCCCGATTATCTCACCCATGTCGAACTGGGCGGTTTTTACGGCTGGCCCTATTATTACTGGCACGGATATGTCGACGAACGGGTGGAACAGCCCGACGATGATCAGCGCCAGTATCTGGTGCGGCCGGATTATGCGCTTGGGCCGCATACGGCGTCCCTTGGCCTGACCTTCGCAAAGGATGTGAAACTGGGGGCGCAGTTCAGCGACGGCGCGTTCATCGGCCAGCATGGATCGTGGAATCGTCGGCCTTTTTCCGGCTATAAGGTGATCTATGTTCCCTTCGCGAAGGGCAAGCCGGCGGGTCAGCCGATCGACGTGCTGACCGGATTTTTGAATGACAGCGAACAGGCGCGCGGCCGCCCGGTCGGGGTGATCGCCGACAAGACCGGCGCGCTGCTTGTGGCCGATGATGTCGGCAATGTCATCTGGCGGATCAGCGCGAAGGCCCCGGCCCCGGCGGTGAAAGCTCGCTGA
- the ybeY gene encoding rRNA maturation RNase YbeY yields MIETAVQIEPVWAETVDWEALAQRAVLAAIRHSPHGLLVDDAVCIEVSVRYADDEEVRELNANYRGKDKSTNVLSFPMVQADLLEGLTNSDDGEVLLGDIILAHGVCVREAAEKGVVPATHATHLIVHGTLHLLGFDHMDDGEAEAMEAIERAALASLGISDPYAVDES; encoded by the coding sequence ATGATTGAAACTGCCGTTCAAATCGAACCCGTCTGGGCCGAAACTGTCGACTGGGAAGCGCTGGCCCAACGGGCGGTCCTTGCCGCAATCCGGCACAGTCCGCACGGGCTGCTCGTCGACGATGCGGTCTGCATCGAGGTGTCGGTGCGCTATGCCGATGACGAAGAAGTCCGCGAGCTCAACGCGAACTATCGCGGCAAGGACAAATCGACCAACGTACTGTCTTTCCCGATGGTTCAGGCTGATTTGCTCGAAGGGCTGACGAACAGCGACGATGGCGAAGTGTTGCTGGGCGATATCATCCTGGCCCATGGCGTATGCGTGCGCGAAGCCGCCGAAAAAGGCGTCGTCCCGGCAACGCACGCGACGCATCTGATCGTTCATGGCACCCTGCATTTGCTGGGCTTCGATCATATGGACGACGGCGAAGCCGAAGCCATGGAAGCGATCGAGCGCGCCGCATTGGCTTCGCTCGGCATCTCCGATCCCTATGCGGTGGATGAAAGCTGA
- a CDS encoding cytochrome b6 — protein sequence MAGKSLTRMAATIAMLAGAALTMAATTESFSDLVKRLQNEKPTYAKRQADLLGQRYDLANRPAAGVAMSDGKAVQASVRVRLPNGVSWDQLAALTPDEIRQRDLWPAGFYPLPHPHHEAGGMVFPQPTIDETKRQTQRDLARFDMDYDLPQHMLPQFPAPIYLTTRPDLGDVSKGQLVTLANFHALFKDALNPKQLEGLRLLVTPFPQQQFNATEDRRALTANQGVACFDCHTNGHTNAATHTVGDIRPNEHRHRIDTPSLRGVNVQRLFGSQRALKTVEDFTEFEQRAAYFDGDPSTAALKGVNPLERGSQVHFMAEFQALLDFPPAPKLDVFGKLIPAKASESELRGEAIFNGKGKCAVCHSGPYFTDNSMHNLMVERFFKPRMINGRLASADGPIKTFTLRGIKDSPPYLHDDRLMTLDDTVEFFNLVLGTRLSVDEKKDLVAFLYTL from the coding sequence ATGGCTGGAAAGTCGCTCACACGCATGGCAGCAACGATCGCCATGCTCGCCGGTGCCGCGCTTACGATGGCGGCGACCACAGAAAGTTTTTCCGATCTCGTCAAGCGGCTGCAAAATGAAAAGCCGACCTATGCCAAACGTCAGGCCGATCTGCTGGGCCAGCGTTATGATCTGGCCAATCGGCCCGCGGCCGGCGTCGCGATGTCTGATGGCAAAGCGGTACAAGCGAGCGTCCGTGTCCGGTTGCCGAACGGGGTGAGTTGGGATCAACTGGCCGCTCTTACGCCTGATGAAATCCGCCAGCGCGACCTTTGGCCGGCGGGCTTTTATCCCCTGCCCCATCCGCACCATGAAGCCGGCGGCATGGTTTTCCCGCAGCCCACGATCGACGAAACGAAACGGCAGACCCAGCGCGATCTGGCCCGTTTCGACATGGACTATGATCTGCCGCAGCATATGCTGCCGCAGTTCCCCGCGCCGATATATCTGACGACACGGCCCGATCTTGGCGATGTTTCGAAGGGCCAGCTTGTCACGCTGGCCAATTTCCACGCCCTGTTCAAGGACGCGTTGAATCCCAAGCAGCTGGAAGGCTTGCGGTTGCTGGTCACGCCATTCCCGCAACAGCAATTCAACGCAACCGAAGACCGGCGCGCGCTGACGGCCAATCAGGGCGTGGCCTGTTTCGATTGCCACACCAACGGCCACACCAATGCCGCCACGCATACGGTGGGCGATATCCGTCCTAACGAGCATCGCCACCGCATCGATACGCCCTCGCTGCGCGGGGTGAACGTGCAACGCCTGTTCGGTTCGCAACGCGCGCTCAAGACGGTGGAAGACTTCACCGAATTCGAGCAGCGCGCCGCTTATTTCGATGGTGATCCGTCGACGGCCGCGCTCAAGGGGGTCAATCCACTGGAACGCGGCAGCCAGGTGCATTTCATGGCGGAATTTCAGGCGCTTCTGGATTTCCCTCCGGCACCCAAGCTGGATGTGTTCGGCAAGCTGATCCCGGCCAAAGCCAGCGAAAGCGAGCTACGCGGCGAAGCCATATTCAACGGCAAGGGCAAATGTGCGGTCTGCCATAGCGGACCTTATTTCACCGACAATTCCATGCACAATCTGATGGTCGAACGCTTTTTCAAGCCCAGGATGATCAACGGGCGCCTGGCGTCCGCGGACGGGCCGATCAAGACGTTCACGTTGCGGGGAATCAAGGATTCGCCGCCTTATCTGCATGATGATCGCCTGATGACGCTCGATGACACGGTCGAATTTTTCAACCTTGTCCTCGGCACGCGGCTTAGCGTGGACGAGAAAAAGGATCTGGTGGCGTTCCTCTACACCCTGTGA
- a CDS encoding hemolysin family protein, translated as MPDDSSSGDSSGRLWRGLRALLFGEDSEPTLRDQIEEAIDEHEGESPSKGDLSPIERQMLRNLLHFGERTAGDVGVPRADIIAVPETISFADLVKVFADAGHSRLPVYRENLDEVIGMVHIKDVFAIFAAGAPPPVTLDALIRQPRYVPESMGVLDLLAEMRATRTHLAIVFDEYSGTEGLVTIEDIVEEIVGEIDDEHDEETQALFTSIGGGRWEADARAELEDIAEAIDPRLAEIEEDVDTLGGMASVLAGHVPQVGEIVEHESGWRLEVTAGDARRVARLRLHPPIEPETDDE; from the coding sequence ATGCCCGACGATTCCAGTAGCGGCGACAGTAGCGGCCGATTGTGGCGGGGCCTGCGGGCTCTTCTTTTTGGCGAAGACAGTGAGCCGACGCTCCGCGATCAGATCGAGGAAGCGATTGACGAGCATGAAGGCGAATCACCCTCGAAGGGCGATTTGTCTCCGATCGAACGGCAGATGCTACGCAATCTGCTGCACTTTGGCGAACGGACGGCCGGTGATGTCGGCGTTCCGCGGGCCGATATCATCGCCGTTCCGGAAACGATCAGTTTTGCCGATCTGGTCAAGGTCTTCGCGGACGCGGGGCATAGCCGCCTGCCCGTCTATCGCGAAAATCTCGATGAAGTGATCGGGATGGTCCACATCAAGGACGTGTTCGCCATCTTCGCGGCGGGCGCGCCGCCGCCCGTAACGCTGGACGCACTGATCCGTCAGCCGCGTTATGTGCCGGAATCGATGGGCGTGCTCGATCTTCTTGCGGAGATGCGGGCGACGCGGACACATCTGGCCATCGTGTTCGATGAATATTCGGGCACCGAGGGTCTCGTCACGATCGAGGATATCGTCGAGGAAATCGTCGGTGAAATCGATGATGAACATGATGAGGAAACACAGGCGCTGTTCACGTCGATCGGCGGTGGCCGCTGGGAGGCGGATGCGCGCGCCGAACTCGAAGATATCGCCGAGGCGATCGATCCCCGCCTCGCTGAAATCGAGGAAGATGTCGATACGCTTGGCGGCATGGCGTCGGTGCTGGCGGGGCATGTGCCGCAGGTTGGCGAAATCGTCGAACATGAAAGCGGCTGGCGCCTGGAAGTGACGGCCGGCGATGCCAGGCGCGTCGCCCGGCTGCGCCTGCACCCCCCGATCGAACCGGAAACGGACGACGAATAG
- a CDS encoding GNAT family N-acetyltransferase, whose translation MPLSLHPRLRPWRDEDFAIFRAIHADPEIGYWLGGTLDEDQARAAFARIRCRMDEHGWGMWAILDDADVPVGTAGLQAARDNLPFAPAIEAAWRLRRGAWGRGYVTDAMRPILADGFQRVGLDEIVAFTSAPNSRSQAVMQRLGFARDPAGDFDHPALAADHPLRRHIFYRMAPPII comes from the coding sequence ATGCCGCTTTCGCTCCACCCGCGGCTACGCCCCTGGCGTGACGAGGATTTTGCCATCTTCCGGGCGATCCATGCCGACCCTGAAATTGGCTATTGGCTTGGCGGCACATTGGACGAAGATCAGGCGCGCGCGGCCTTCGCCCGGATCCGGTGCCGCATGGACGAACATGGCTGGGGCATGTGGGCGATCCTGGATGACGCTGATGTCCCGGTGGGCACTGCGGGGTTGCAGGCAGCGCGGGATAATCTGCCCTTCGCGCCCGCGATCGAAGCGGCATGGCGGCTGCGCCGCGGCGCCTGGGGCAGGGGCTATGTCACCGATGCGATGCGGCCGATCCTGGCCGATGGTTTCCAACGCGTCGGGCTGGATGAAATCGTGGCGTTCACATCAGCGCCCAATTCCCGATCACAGGCCGTCATGCAGCGGCTTGGCTTTGCGCGCGATCCTGCCGGCGATTTTGATCATCCGGCGCTGGCGGCGGATCATCCGCTCCGCCGCCACATCTTTTATCGAATGGCCCCGCCGATCATTTGA